The genomic window CCTAAGGCGGACATTTTTTCGGCTCTGGCCAGTTCGCTTTGGGTGACAGTCAGGCGTTCCAGGGTCTTGCTGAGTTCTTGCGTTCTTTCGGATACGCGCTGCTCTAAGCTGCTATTGAGCGCTAAAATATTACTTTCATACTGATGCTTGCTGGTGATATCTTCAAAAGCCAGTATCAACATTTTTTGCTCGCCTAAACGGATTACTTTTCCCGAAATTTCGCACAAAATATTTAAGGCGAGTTCCGAGGTTTTCAGCCAGGCAGAAAAACCAGTCACCGCATCATCGCGTATCAGTGTCTCTATGAATCGCTGTCTGTCATTTGCTTCGGCCCAAACCCCAATTTGCGAGCCGCTTTTCTCTATTACATGGTGTCGCTCTCTTTGAAATAACTGGCACCAGGCATTATTCACCTCTAGTATTTCGTGCTCACCGTTGTAGCGTGACACTGACATCGCCACCGGGGAGGCATCGAAGATGGCGCTGAATTTTTCTTGACTGAGGCCAAGCGCTTGCTCTACCCGTTTTCGTTCAAGTAATTCGTTTTGTAGGCTGGCGGTTTTTTGCTCGCCTTCGGCAATTAGTTTGGCCAGATCGCTACGCATGCTCTCTAAGCCCGAGGCCAGAGAGCCGATTTCGTCTAAACGATTCCAGTGCAGCGCCTGCTTGAGATCGCCACGCGCCAGGCGCAGTGCGGCCGCTTGCAAGGCGAGCAAAGGCTGGACCATGCGACGTTCAAATAAAAACCAGATAAACCCGATAGAAAATAATACTTGTGCGGCCAGTGAGGCGGCCAGGCTAAATAGTTCACTCCATAATTCGCGTTCTATGCGCGCTGTGGTCAATTCCAGTACCAATTGGCCTACTCTAGCGTCGTTGTAAAAAATCTCGCGGGTCTCACGTAACATGGCCTTGTCAGTGATAGCACTGTTGTGTTTGCTGGCAAAAACATCGCCGTATTCATTGCTGACGGTGATGCTGACAACATCGGGATTACGCATGACGGCATCGATCAAATCTTGCGCTACCTTGTTATCCATGTTCCAGATACTCGCGCCCAGGCCGCGCGAGAGCACATTGGCATATTGGCTCATAGGAGCACGAATGCGCAGATCCACATCTTTTTCAAATTTGTGATTTAACTGAAAAAACATCAAGAGCAAGGCCGGCAGCAACATCCCGATGACGGTGCCGACGATTAAGGTCTGTCTGAGATTGAAAGAAGGCCAGCGCATAGGTGAGGGTTAGCGACAAGTGCTTAGTTGCGCATTAAACTGCGATATGAAATCCGGGTGTGTTTCTAAAAAACGCCGACCAAAATACGCATGCAGGGGCTGATCTTTGTGGATGAAGGTTTTTAGCGTATCGACTGGGATCTTGGATTGTTGCATGGCGGCAGCTATTGCCAGATTGCCAGCCAGGATTGCATCTGCGCGCCCCAGCAGGAAGGCTTTCAGTAGTAACTCATCGGTCTGCGGTGTCAGTACCACTTGATAGCCCTGTTCCTGCAAAAATTTTAAACGATTCGAGCCAAAATGTGCGCCGACCTTGGCCTTGGCCTTAAAGTCGGCAGAGGTGGGATCGAGTTGAGTATTCGCCGGCAAATACCAGACCCATTTTTGTTCGGCAATGACCGCGGTTGCCTCGGCCCATAGCAGCCGTTCAGGTTTGAGAGTGGCAGGGAAAAAACCATCCACCTGGGCTTTTTCAGCCATTACCTGAGCCCGCTCCCAGGGGTAAACTTTGATCACAAACGCCTGCTTCATGCGGGTTAATACACAGGAGACGACTTTTACGGCGATACCATCGAAGCGCTGATTGGCTAAATAGCTGCCGTACGGGGCTTGATCGTGGGTCGCCAGCAGGATAGGCGCAGCGTTCTGCGCCAGGCAATTTTGCCCTAGGCAGCTTAGCAGTAGGCAGTAAAGATACGGGGAGAGCAGTTTCATCGATCGATTCCGTCAAGTATGAAACAAAGGCGATGCGACTTAGAAATTTAGCCTAGCGCTTACAGCTTTAGTGGAACTGTGGACTGCGGTAAAATTTGTAGCTCTCAATGCAAGTATCCCTGAGCTAGGCGCGATAGTCAATTACAGAAGTGAATTAGTGCCGACTGGGGTTAAAAAGCTGCCTGCGGCTAAGGGTTTAAATACAAAATCGAATCCCATATCCCGTAAAATGTAGGCTTCTCATGAAGCTGGAGTATCGCATGACAGACCAGTTGGCCTTATCAGGCCAAACATCAGCGCAAACAATTGCAGCTGAGCAGCAGGGCGTACTTAAGCTCAACGATATTCGCGATCAGTTGCGCGTTTTTGTTGCCGAGCGCAACTGGGCACAATTCCATACTCCCAAGAATCTGGCCTGCGCCTTGAGCGTAGAAGCGGCTGAACTATTGGAGCCCTTTCAATGGCTGCAAAGCGGTAGTGCGGATGAGTTGAATGCCACAACGCGCACGGCCATCCGCCACGAAATGGCCGATGTCCTCAATTACCTGGTGATGTTGGCTGATCGTCTTGAGGTCGATTTACTGACAGCAGCACAAGAGAAAATTGCTCTGAATGCGCTCAAGTACCCGATTGAGCAGGTACGTGGCGACCCCAGAAAATATTCAGATTATTCCTGAAAACGGATTCGGCGCCCAGGTCTCAGATAGATCACTGATGCAATATAAGTTTGCGAAGTATGAATATTTTCATATTTTTCATTCTACAATGCTTGTTATTTTCTCATCTAGATGCGTTGAATGAAAGTGACTATGACTATCAAAAAAGCTCCAAGAAATATTGCCTTTCATTGGCATCTGGCCTATTTTTTCGTCGGGTTGATGGTCTTTTTTGCGCTTATTAGCACCTGGTATTTTCAATCGGCAACCGAACGCTTGCTACTCATACAGGCGCGCGAAAGCTTCGAGAGCATTAATAGAAGTGCCTCCAGCCAAGTCAACGAGATTTATTCAAATGCCGCAAGAAGCATAGAATTATTGGCGGAACAGCGCTTGATGCGCGCCACTACGCTGAAAGAAAGGCTCGATAGTCTGCCTTATCTTGTGACTGCCTTGCGGTCGCAAGCGAGCTTGGCATCGATTTATGTCGGCTACGAAAATGGCGATTTTTTTCAGCTTAGACCTTGGCGCAATGAGGCCGCACTGCAAACACATTTTCAGGCGCCGCCAGATACTGCCTGGGTGGCGCAGAGTATTGAAATGGCTCAGCGTGAAAGCCGTGGGACTTATCTGTTTTTCGATCAAAATTTACAGTTGCTGGAGCGGGTGAGCAAAGACGATTACTTTTTTGATCCGCGTCAAAGGTCCTGGTATCAAAGCGCAAAAGCGAGTGCTGGAGTGAAGAGCGGTCAACCTTACGTATTTTTTTCAACGGGTAAAGTGGGTGTCTCCATTTCTCAGGAAACGGGGAATCGACTAGCCGTGGTCGGTGCCGATGTGCGTTTAGAGACCATCGCCTCGCGTTTAATGGAGCATAAGGGAACACCAGATTCTCGTTTTCTGCTTTTGAGCGCGCAACAAGAGGTCATGGCGAGTAATAAAGGTTTGCCAGACCTGAGTCATGTTGTAGACGGAAAATTAATTTTACCGAATTTGTCGCAATTTGATGGTCGGGTGATGGGCGTGCTGCGTGACCAATATGCGCAACGCAAAGGAAGTGTGTTTAGCTTCGAAGCCGCTGGTGATATCTGGGAGGGCATGATCAGAACTATTTCTGTGCCGGGAGGTGAGGAATTACAATTTTGGGCTGCTGCGCCGCATGCTGAATTACTGGCGCCGGCGATTGCAGTACGCAATCAAAGCCTGCTGATCAATGCCACCTTATTGGTCTTGGGCGTGGCGCTGGCGATGCTGCTGGCGCGTATGGCATCACGACCGCTGGTGCAGCTTAATCAGGAAGCCTTGCGGATCGCCCGTTTTGATTTCAGCCAGGCGATTAAGGTGAGCGCACGCATCACCGAAATTGTCGAACTGGCGAGCTCTATGGATAAAATGAAGACAACCATAGAGCATTTTTTAGACTTATCACAAGCACTGGCTGCTGAAACTAATTTTCAACGCTTACTGCTGCGCATCGTGTCGGACATGCGTACGCTTACTCAGGCGCAGGGAGGGATGATTTTTCTGGCCGACCCTAGCGAGCGGCAACTTGATTTGGTGCACATGCAATGGGATAAGCAGCAATCCGGCCCTATCGTCAGCTTGTCCGCTTTGGATAGAGCGGCAGAGCATTTACATCCCATCGTACAGATGCTAGACCAGCAGCAAGAGTTGCAGACACTGAGTGCGGAACAGGTGAGCCGGCATTTCGGATTTTTAAGCGCAGTGGGGTACCATGCTTGCGCCGCTGCGACACTGGTGAACCTGCCTTTGAAAAATAAAAATGGTGAGTTATTGGGCGTGTTGGCGCTGTTGCTGCCGAGTGGGCAGACGCTCAGTGTCGAGTTGCTGGCGTTTGCCCGCGCCCTATCGACCACGGCTGCCATTGCACTCAACACCCAGCGTCTGGTGGAGGAGCAAAAGACCTTGATGAATGCTTTCATAGAATTATTAGCCGGGGCGATTGATGCTAAGAGTGCCTACACCGGTGGTCATTGTCAACGAGTCCCGGTTCTCACAACGATGTTGGCTGAGGCTGCCTGTGATATCGAAAATGGTCCGTATGCGGACTTTAATCTCAACGAGGATGAGCGCGAAGCCTTGCGTATCGCGTGCTGGCTGCACGATTGCGGCAAAATCACCACGCCCGAATTTGTGGTCGACAAAGCCACCAAACTGGAGACCCTGTATGACCGTATTCATGAAGTGAGAATGCGCTTTGAAGTGCTCAAGCGAGATGCGCAGTTGGCCAGCCTGC from Undibacterium parvum includes these protein-coding regions:
- a CDS encoding nucleotide pyrophosphohydrolase, which gives rise to MTDQLALSGQTSAQTIAAEQQGVLKLNDIRDQLRVFVAERNWAQFHTPKNLACALSVEAAELLEPFQWLQSGSADELNATTRTAIRHEMADVLNYLVMLADRLEVDLLTAAQEKIALNALKYPIEQVRGDPRKYSDYS
- a CDS encoding substrate-binding periplasmic protein, which codes for MKLLSPYLYCLLLSCLGQNCLAQNAAPILLATHDQAPYGSYLANQRFDGIAVKVVSCVLTRMKQAFVIKVYPWERAQVMAEKAQVDGFFPATLKPERLLWAEATAVIAEQKWVWYLPANTQLDPTSADFKAKAKVGAHFGSNRLKFLQEQGYQVVLTPQTDELLLKAFLLGRADAILAGNLAIAAAMQQSKIPVDTLKTFIHKDQPLHAYFGRRFLETHPDFISQFNAQLSTCR
- a CDS encoding HD domain-containing phosphohydrolase — translated: MTIKKAPRNIAFHWHLAYFFVGLMVFFALISTWYFQSATERLLLIQARESFESINRSASSQVNEIYSNAARSIELLAEQRLMRATTLKERLDSLPYLVTALRSQASLASIYVGYENGDFFQLRPWRNEAALQTHFQAPPDTAWVAQSIEMAQRESRGTYLFFDQNLQLLERVSKDDYFFDPRQRSWYQSAKASAGVKSGQPYVFFSTGKVGVSISQETGNRLAVVGADVRLETIASRLMEHKGTPDSRFLLLSAQQEVMASNKGLPDLSHVVDGKLILPNLSQFDGRVMGVLRDQYAQRKGSVFSFEAAGDIWEGMIRTISVPGGEELQFWAAAPHAELLAPAIAVRNQSLLINATLLVLGVALAMLLARMASRPLVQLNQEALRIARFDFSQAIKVSARITEIVELASSMDKMKTTIEHFLDLSQALAAETNFQRLLLRIVSDMRTLTQAQGGMIFLADPSERQLDLVHMQWDKQQSGPIVSLSALDRAAEHLHPIVQMLDQQQELQTLSAEQVSRHFGFLSAVGYHACAAATLVNLPLKNKNGELLGVLALLLPSGQTLSVELLAFARALSTTAAIALNTQRLVEEQKTLMNAFIELLAGAIDAKSAYTGGHCQRVPVLTTMLAEAACDIENGPYADFNLNEDEREALRIACWLHDCGKITTPEFVVDKATKLETLYDRIHEVRMRFEVLKRDAQLASLQAQLDGADAATLAPQLAAALAELDEDFAFVAHCNEGGEFMAPEKIARLQQIAQRTWLRTLDDNLGISHEEKARKSTPEGRSEIDLPVLEKLLADKSEHLHQRSARDQMAADNEWGFQMKVPELLYNRGELYNLSVARGTLSEEERYKINEHIVQTIIMLEKLPFPRHLRLVPEIAGGHHEKMDGSGYPKRLKKDEMSPLARMMAIADIFEALTAVDRPYKKGKLLSEAIKIMGFMKKDQHIDGELFELFLSSGVYLVYAQKFMRPEQIDSVDLSPYLKATASNSDSNSDSNSDSNFKVNAA
- a CDS encoding ATP-binding protein, translated to MRWPSFNLRQTLIVGTVIGMLLPALLLMFFQLNHKFEKDVDLRIRAPMSQYANVLSRGLGASIWNMDNKVAQDLIDAVMRNPDVVSITVSNEYGDVFASKHNSAITDKAMLRETREIFYNDARVGQLVLELTTARIERELWSELFSLAASLAAQVLFSIGFIWFLFERRMVQPLLALQAAALRLARGDLKQALHWNRLDEIGSLASGLESMRSDLAKLIAEGEQKTASLQNELLERKRVEQALGLSQEKFSAIFDASPVAMSVSRYNGEHEILEVNNAWCQLFQRERHHVIEKSGSQIGVWAEANDRQRFIETLIRDDAVTGFSAWLKTSELALNILCEISGKVIRLGEQKMLILAFEDITSKHQYESNILALNSSLEQRVSERTQELSKTLERLTVTQSELARAEKMSALGSLVAGISHELNTPIGNSLTVASTLQDHTKNITAEMAGKGLTRSRLDAYIKENRDGTAILTRSLHHAAELITSFKQVAVDQTSEHRRSFNLDATIAEILLTLGPSLRKTSHTVETDIPNDIVMESYPGPLGQVINNLIRNALIHAFEGRQNGLISISAKRQELDQIELRVCDNGVGIAAENLARVFDPFFTTKLGQGGSGLGLNIVYNLVTTALHGSISLDSELGHGCCFSLSIPRVAPNTASQSNESSL